The following proteins come from a genomic window of Nycticebus coucang isolate mNycCou1 chromosome 11, mNycCou1.pri, whole genome shotgun sequence:
- the MTERF1 gene encoding transcription termination factor 1, mitochondrial isoform X1, translating into MSIPQGLGYLTIMASRNLWYMRSYFGSRCWMIQFSADIIFKPVSVRLFGVKYDDTNHEPFENEELLNNLLTMGVDIDMAKKRQPGVFNRVVTNEQDLKLFLLSKGASKNVIASIITRYPRAITRTPESLSKRWDLWRRVMTSDLEIVNILERSPESFFRSNNNLNLENNIKFLYSVGLTRKCLCRLLTNAPRTFSNSLNLNKKMVEFLQEVCLSLGHNDPADFVRKIIFKNPFILIRSTKRVKANIEFLQSTFNLNSGELLVLICGPGAEILDISTDYAKRNYTNIKEKLFSLGCTEEEVQKFVLSYPDVIFLSEKKFNDKIDCLIEEKINISQIIESPRVLDSSISTLKSRIKELVNAGYNLSTSNIALLSWSQKRYIAKLKKLGG; encoded by the coding sequence CATTCCACAAGGTTTGGGCTACCTGACCATTATGGCATCAAgaaacctctggtatatgagaaGTTACTTTGGTTCAAGATGTTGGATGATCCAGTTTTCAGCAGACATCATCTTCAAACCAGTTTCAGTTAGACTTTTTGGTGTGAAGTATGATGACACAAACCATGAACCTTTCGAGAATGAAGAGCTATTAAACAACTTACTTACTATGGGAGTGGATATTGACATGGCAAAGAAAAGACAGCCTGGAGTTTTTAATAGAGTGGTTACGAATGAACAGGACCTAAAGTTGTTCCTTCTGTCCAAAGGAGCTAGTAAAAACGTGATTGCTAGCATCATAACAAGATATCCACGAGCCATAACTCGTACTCCTGAAAGTCTTTCAAAACGTTGGGATCTCTGGAGAAGGGTTATGACATCAGACCTTGAAATTGTAAATATTCTGGAACGTTCTCCTGAATCCTTTTTTCGGTCCAATAACAATCTAAACTTAGAGAATAATATCAAGTTCCTCTACTCAGTTGGATTGACCCGTAAATGCCTTTGCCGGTTGTTGACTAATGCCCCTCGTACTTTCTCCAACAGTCTTAATCTGAACAAAAAGATGGTTGAATTTTTACAGGAAGTCTGTTTGTCATTGGGTCACAATGATCCTGCAGATTTTGTcaggaagataatttttaaaaaccctttcaTCTTAATCCGGAGCACCAAGCGCGTGAAAGCTAACATCGAATTTTTACAGTCAACTTTCAACTTGAACAGTGGGGAATTGCTTGTTCTTATATGTGGTCCAGGTGCTGAAATCTTAGACATTTCCACTGATTATGCCAAAAGAAACTACACAAATataaaagagaagctgttttctCTCGGATGTACTGAAGAAGAGGTACAGAAGTTTGTCTTAAGCTATCCAGATGTGATCTTCCTgtcagaaaaaaagtttaatgataaaatagactgcctcatagaagaaaaaattaacatttcacAAATAATTGAAAGTCCTCGTGTTCTGGATTCAAGCATAAGTACTTTAAAAAGTCGAATCAAAGAATTGGTAAATGCTGGTTATAACTTGAGTACATCAAACATTGCTCTTCTTTCTTGGAGTCAAAAAAGATATATAGCTAAATTGAAAAAGTTAGGTGggtag
- the MTERF1 gene encoding transcription termination factor 1, mitochondrial isoform X2, whose amino-acid sequence MASRNLWYMRSYFGSRCWMIQFSADIIFKPVSVRLFGVKYDDTNHEPFENEELLNNLLTMGVDIDMAKKRQPGVFNRVVTNEQDLKLFLLSKGASKNVIASIITRYPRAITRTPESLSKRWDLWRRVMTSDLEIVNILERSPESFFRSNNNLNLENNIKFLYSVGLTRKCLCRLLTNAPRTFSNSLNLNKKMVEFLQEVCLSLGHNDPADFVRKIIFKNPFILIRSTKRVKANIEFLQSTFNLNSGELLVLICGPGAEILDISTDYAKRNYTNIKEKLFSLGCTEEEVQKFVLSYPDVIFLSEKKFNDKIDCLIEEKINISQIIESPRVLDSSISTLKSRIKELVNAGYNLSTSNIALLSWSQKRYIAKLKKLGG is encoded by the coding sequence ATGGCATCAAgaaacctctggtatatgagaaGTTACTTTGGTTCAAGATGTTGGATGATCCAGTTTTCAGCAGACATCATCTTCAAACCAGTTTCAGTTAGACTTTTTGGTGTGAAGTATGATGACACAAACCATGAACCTTTCGAGAATGAAGAGCTATTAAACAACTTACTTACTATGGGAGTGGATATTGACATGGCAAAGAAAAGACAGCCTGGAGTTTTTAATAGAGTGGTTACGAATGAACAGGACCTAAAGTTGTTCCTTCTGTCCAAAGGAGCTAGTAAAAACGTGATTGCTAGCATCATAACAAGATATCCACGAGCCATAACTCGTACTCCTGAAAGTCTTTCAAAACGTTGGGATCTCTGGAGAAGGGTTATGACATCAGACCTTGAAATTGTAAATATTCTGGAACGTTCTCCTGAATCCTTTTTTCGGTCCAATAACAATCTAAACTTAGAGAATAATATCAAGTTCCTCTACTCAGTTGGATTGACCCGTAAATGCCTTTGCCGGTTGTTGACTAATGCCCCTCGTACTTTCTCCAACAGTCTTAATCTGAACAAAAAGATGGTTGAATTTTTACAGGAAGTCTGTTTGTCATTGGGTCACAATGATCCTGCAGATTTTGTcaggaagataatttttaaaaaccctttcaTCTTAATCCGGAGCACCAAGCGCGTGAAAGCTAACATCGAATTTTTACAGTCAACTTTCAACTTGAACAGTGGGGAATTGCTTGTTCTTATATGTGGTCCAGGTGCTGAAATCTTAGACATTTCCACTGATTATGCCAAAAGAAACTACACAAATataaaagagaagctgttttctCTCGGATGTACTGAAGAAGAGGTACAGAAGTTTGTCTTAAGCTATCCAGATGTGATCTTCCTgtcagaaaaaaagtttaatgataaaatagactgcctcatagaagaaaaaattaacatttcacAAATAATTGAAAGTCCTCGTGTTCTGGATTCAAGCATAAGTACTTTAAAAAGTCGAATCAAAGAATTGGTAAATGCTGGTTATAACTTGAGTACATCAAACATTGCTCTTCTTTCTTGGAGTCAAAAAAGATATATAGCTAAATTGAAAAAGTTAGGTGggtag